The Aneurinibacillus migulanus genome contains the following window.
AGCCACATGAATTAAAACTATACTTCTCGCTTAAATACTTAATTTCTAATTGAAAATAAAATTGGTGACGTATCTTTTTATCTCCCCAAGCTCGCCTTGTAGCAATATCTCTTTCTTATTTCGGATAACCATTACATTAATATTTAATATTGAAATGTGAATATATTCATTTTTGTAATTTTCAACTTCAATAAAAGAAGAAGAATCTGTACAATCTTGTAAATTATTAAGTTCATGCAAAAGATTATTCCATTTATCTAAATATAATTTTTCCTCAATTGTGCCGCTTTTTGTTTTGTTATTTTTATAACGAAGTTTTATTTTTGGAGATATTTCTCGGTTCCAATTTACAGTTGAAACAATGTCTTGTCGCAAAAATTTAACAATATCAGGAGATTCATCTCCACTAAATTCACAACTATATACTGGAAATACATCTATGGTTTTTTGATAGAGTCTATCACTATAAGTTGAAAAACTAGTATGATACTGCGAAGGTATAAATAACATTGCGTCAAAATTAGTTTCCTTGTAAGCAATATTAGCTATCTTAACTATTCTATTTGTACAATCGGCATTTATGAATTTTTCAATAGACATTAAAAATTCATAAATCACTTTTACCCCCAATTCACCTCTTATTGAGACTTTTATTATATACCCTTCTAACAATGAGAAATTTAAATAATATGCTGTATTGCCCAAAAGCACTTACACAAATTTACAATTGAATAGAAAAGAGACATATCTCTTCACCCTATGTACTTAACAGGACTACGAAGTTGGCAAAACAAAAAGACAGAGAGTTGGATCGAATTTGTTTACTATGAAGCAAAGGCAGGAACGCAGCTGGACTGGATAAAAAATCAGTTACAAGCTGCCTAGGAGAACCTTCGTTTTTTTTATATGGTAAATTTTGCATCGGATTTTGGGCAAGTCTAGTAAATATATTTACTAATGTACCTTCCGCTTGAACTAACCTTCGTTATTAAGTATATTCCCTCATAAACCAATACAATAATAACATGATTGTCCATTTTTTCAGGATTACTTATTCAATCAAATAGACCGATTGCGGAACAGGAAAAAATCCTGCATATCAGCACAGGATTTTTAATCAAACTTTATTATAAACTATCAGACTTTTTTACAAATTATCAAACTTTGTTTTAAAACCACAGTTGACTACTTTATTCATCTTCCTGGTCAATAGGTTCCTTAATATAGTCGCCTGTCAGAGCATCCACATAACCAAACCCATCCGAGTTATCCCATGTATATACAAGAAGCGGTGCTGGAGCTTGTTGATCCATATACCATGGCCATATATATTTCAGCTTCAGTGGTCTATGCTTGATAAATATCAAAAGCGCTTGCTCTTTTGTCACGATAGTTTGCGAATCTGGGAGTTCCACTTTTTCCAATGGAGTAAAAAGATAGAAAGAAACAACCTTTCCTGTTTGTTTATCTATGCCCACTTGATAACTGTGATCTTGTACGGGAATTCCCTGATGGAGCTTAGTGAAATAAAATTGATACGTACCATTTTGATCATCGGTCTTTTCTGGTAATTTACTCTTATCTACCCATGACGGAATCTCTGATTCTTCAAGGATATTCTGCTGTAATTCCAATTCGGTTGTACCTGAATCAGCATATGTCTCCAGGAAATCACGGGCCACAGTAAATGCCTGTTCTTCTGTTATCTTTGCTGCTTGCTTTTTTTGCTCTTCATTTGTATATAAGCTGGCACTATATACTTGACCTGTTTTTCTATCCGTTGTTATATAAGCGGTTACTTGACCATCTTCTGTGTTAAATCGATAGTTCAAATAGGGCCTTTCTTTTTGCCATGGAAAATTGAAAGGCCGTTCAACATGTAGTGTTCCTGCAGCACTATTGATATCAAATAGCTTGGTAAGCAGCTGTTTTACTTCTTCTTCGGAACGCACAATAAGCTTTTGTCCTTTTGGGTGAAGTGTAGTTTTAGTTGGTTTTGATTGCAAAGAAGCACGCTTTTTTTCGTTAACTTTTTTGCCCGTTTGCGCATTATATCCGAAGTCGTTTAAATCGTAGCGTAAGACAGGTTTTGTTTTTATATTTTCTGAATCTCGTCCATCTTTCTTTGGTTGCTCTTCTACGTAATTTAGGATGATGTTATCTGCGGTAGTTATGTTCTTTTTAACTTCTTCAATCGGTAGTGCGGTATCTGGTTTCGGTATCTTGACTGTATCTAAATCAACTGGAGTATATGAATAGTTTGTAATATGACCAAATGAATCCACATTCAGGCGTACTCCTTTGTTCTCTATAGGTATACCGTTGAGAAGGAGTGGGAATTCCACCGAACGTTCACGCCAGATTATTGTTGTTCCATCTTCATTACGGTTTGCAGAAGCATGGGCGGGAATCGATAGAGCTATATGACTGTTTCAGCAGCCGTTTTTCTTTGTTCTACTAACAGAAGTTACCTTTAATAACTATAAACACATACATAGGAAAAATTGGGTATCAAGTGTTTGTAATTTGTATTCCCATCGTTTTATTATGTCACAGGCTCTTGCCTGCTTTGGATTCCTATAAACAGGCAACTGCATAGAATAAAAGAAATAATGAAATCATGGGAGGAGAACGAATATGTACTGTAAATCATGCTACAACTATCAATGGCATAATCCAATGCATAACAATTGGAGTTATAATCGAAATCCTTACTATTACAATTGGAACAATTATAATTGGAATAATAACTGGAATCTTTATTATGGATACATTGGGATGAAAGATTATGGAGCAAAACCATTTGTAGTGAATATTGACCAAGCTACTAAACAAAACAATACTTACCGCACCTCTTTATGGACAGGGGAAAACTTACAAGTGACTCTGATGAGTATTAATGTTGGAGAAGACATCGGTTTAGAAGTCCATCCGACAACTGATCAATTCATACGCATTGAAGAAGGTCAGGGACTTGTTCAAATAGGCGATAGCAAATATAAATTAGATTTTCAAGAAATGGCATATGATGATTTTGCAATTATGATACCTGCTGGAAAATGGCACAATGTAACCAATACGGGAAATAAACCACTTAAAATTTACGTCATCTATGCACCGCCTGAACATCCATATGGTACAGTTCATGAAACAAAAGCAATTGCCATGTCTACTGATGAAAACTACCATTACTAATTTTAATCAAGTGAAATTTGATGTGGATTAAATATCAAAAGTGAATCAATTTCATAACCTAAAGCCCTTGAACCTTGCGGTTCAAGGGCTTTGAGGTATGAAATTGATTCACATAGAAAGATTTTTCTCAAGATCATTAAATAATTTAAATACCATCACTCGTTCACCAGTACGAGAGCTTATATCAGTATGAAAACTTTTCACTTTTTCTCCAGTTATAGTTAATATAATATTCTTAAGATCTTCTATACCTGATTCGACTAATTCCGAACGAGTTTTCTTTATAGTTAACAGTCCCTCTTTTGTTTCACAAACGGTATATTCAGCTGGTGTTAAAATACCTTGTAAATTCACAATTATCATATCCCGTAATATATCTGTTTTAACAGATATAGACCCACGCCCCAGAAAGTCCTTTTCCCATTGAGTAACTGCCTTACTTATTTCAGATTCATAAGAACCTTTAGATATTTTCATAAATTATACATCTCCTATAGAACAAAAAAATTAGTCTATTACTTCCTTCACTAGCTATTCCAAGAGGAAGACCAAGTTCATCCATTCCCATTCTTGCTTTTTTCCAGAGAGTTTCTAAGGGAGTAAGCTATCGCTCTATCTCTCCAGAAAAAGTTCCTAACAGGTCCGTATTGATCTTATTAGGGACTTTTATAGAAACATTTAAGAACTTTTTAAAAGGTTGGACAATTACCCATTGTTTCCCATGCATTGTGGATAGAACTGCCTTTTTCCCCATATATGGGGGCATAGAAGTTAACTTCCCCTTCCGTTTCAAAATGAAAGTGTGATCAGGTAAGGTTTGACGCTGTTTTATTAGTAGGAACCTCCTCAATTGAGGATTTTCCATCCTTATTATTAACTATTAAACCACAAACTTTAACATAAGACGGTACTAAAGGATGGTGACGAATGATATCAACACTCTTTTCGATACTGTCAATGATATTTTCATTTCCATTTAGCCATTCATCAACCGTACCACCTGAAAATTCAGGCATACAATTTTGAAAAAGATAGCCTAATGTTTGTATTTTATCTTTCATTGATTCAAGTTGAGTTAGTACATTAACGGTGGCAGTCCTCTTATCTTTTGTTCCTGCAACAAAAATCTCCTCGACATTTTCCTCATAAATAGCAATGATAACAGACCTCATTATATCTCCATAAGGATGTGAGATTACGGTACCATAGCTTTGTATCGTTAACATATTTTCTGGTTGAATGTTAGTCACTTGTTGTAGGAGAGGCTCCAATCCACTTTCAATATCCGTTAACAATAAAGCTTTTTTATTTTTATTTAAATCCATATCGTACACCCTTTCTTTATTTTTATGAATTTTTTAATTGAGTAACAAATCATTTGATAAATGTTTATTTTTGCAGTTCCCAGTTTTCCCAACGTCCTTCTGGATCAACACTAGCAAGTCGAACCCATCCATTTTGAACTTTTTTTCGAAATGCTGAATCATTATTTAATAACCGTTCTACATATTCGCTAGGTGCTTGGATGACAATCAGCAAACGAAGAGGAGAATGATAAGTCTCGTAATCTGATTGCATGACGGATTGCCAAGGTAGTCCAGCTAACAAGTCACTTGCATTCCCCTGCATAACACCGAGACCTGCTGTAACGGTTTGAGTTGCTTTATTTCCACTACCATAATAATGTGGCGCTACCGTTGAAGCGTAATATTGAAGATTAATCCATTGGGCCACCGTTCCTGGTCCTGCAATGATGTTAGCTAGGAGGTCACCACTTTCATCCTGATTCCAATCATAATTATGAAGGAAAGCTCTACCTTCCAAGTCACAATCCTGAGTTAGTTCACGTTGGCCAATAATAAAAGCGGCATTACGAGCTAATCCCCATTCCGGGCGTATCTCACTCCAATCTTCCGCAAATCGGTGTGCCTCAGCCTTCGGCTTTTTAAGCTCCTTTTGGAAATTCGGTAATTGAGCTAGACGTTCTGCATTTGCATTATGGCTCACTTTCGGCATAATAGCTTCGATACGATCAAATGCTTCTTGTGCAGCTTCGGAAAGTTCAGGAACATAAATCCAGCGTAATTCATCCACCGTAGTTTTATGCTCAGCAGCCACGAAAACGGTATCCTCAGGGATTTTAAATCCTTCAGAAGAAAGCTTTCCTCTAACCTCTGGAAGGTTGCATAAAGCAGCTAAAACCCTAGCATTGAATCCACCTGCAGCTCCACCGCAAGCACCACAGTCGAGAGCAGCGGCATAAGGATTGTTGGTACTTTGGCTACCATGACCACATATTACGACTAATGGTGCGAAATTTTTAGTTAGCCCCATCATTTTCAGAGCTTGGCGCGCATAATTCACTCTTTCTTCTTCAGAAAAACCAACAGGTATCTCTGCTTCTGTATTATGAACATGATTAAGCGAGAGCGTTATATTAGGTTTGCGTAACCAAGTCTCACGAAGGTTACGAATAAAACGATCTGCTCCTCTTGGCACAAAACTACGTGCTACCATTTGTAGACTAAGCCAAGGTCCACTTAGTTCAGGTAAAAGTAAGCTCGAAAGTACATTCTGTTTCATCATTTTAAATGTATAGCTTAAGGAATTAACTGCCTGCTTACGTTGTTGATATGATTTGAGTTCATTTTCATTTGCAGACTCTTTTATTTTGTGCCGAGGCTTTAGTATAACTGGCAGAGAAGAATGGCTGTGATTACTCCCGAGTTCACTTGTTGCTATTGGTAAGCCAAAAAAACCAGCAATTCCAATCGTTTCAAACGGACCTTCTTTTTCAAGTTGACGACGAAAAGGTTCTGATCGTACATCAATACAGAATGCTAATTGAGCTAATGTAGATTTTTTATCGTTGGTCTTACGTTGTTTAGAGAATATTTTCTGACTTAGTCGATCTGTGTATGTTTGCTCCCAAGCTTCTAACCAAAGTTTCCTGCGAAGCTTCTCATCAAAGCTATAGGCAAATGATAAATATTCGTTTTGTTCAGCGACTGACATCTGTGACCATTCCTCAATTGTAAGGTCCCCCCAATGGATCCAAGATGCTATAAGGGGAGTAATCGAAACTCTTTTCTCAGATCGTTGATTGGTCAAAGGTAGGTAAGGCTTTATAAGCGCCAACTCCATGGAAATTCGAACTGCTAAATATTCTGTTAGGAGTGCATGTTCATGGCTCGATTGTCGGGAGCGCCAAAGCATCATCCCTGCCCACCCAGGTAAGGAAAGTAAATGACCTTCAAGATAAGCCTGTATCTCTGATTCAGGTATTTCTAGTACGAATAACGCTTCTTTTAAAGCCATATGTACCTCTTGTGGCCAACCTTTTAAACTTTCACGTTGCTTTTTACTAAGTGCCGGATCATATTGAATGAGACGCTGCCAGGCACGATAGAAACCTTCCTCACGATTTGGCATTGTCCAACCTGCCTGAGAGTCATCAAGATATAATTTACACCACTTGATGACATGATGATCAAGAATATTGACTAACCTTTTACCATCTTTATTCTCTATATGCGAACTTATTGGTTGCATTGGAAAATTCTCGATATTATCCGTATTCAGTCCACTAAATTCCTCTCCTAATTTCTCCAGCTTGTGTAATGATAAAAGGTTAGAAGGTAATGGATCTAATTTTAGTGCAGTATGACAAAATCGCTCTGCCACGTCCCGTGGGATATTAAAGGAATGTGAATCAAGCCAACGCTGTAGCCCCATTTTCACAAAAGCTTCATCAATCTCACCTTTACTCTTTGCCGAAAGGATCATAGACGCACTAGGGTATATATCAACATCACGAGTATTTTTTAACCAATCTGCAACCTGGTCAAAAGATTGCTTTTCAAGTCCCATCCATGGATTACGTGCTGCAAATGTAGAAATAGGCCAAAGTGGTGCAATCACTCGGCTAGCAGATTCAATTAAAACGTTAATATCACTTTCTTGAAAATCAATATCTGTATCTTTCTTTTTTACATTTTCTTTCGTTAATTCGGATGTTACGCCCATCAGTCATTACCTCCTTATGATAAGTATTGTTTAAGGTAGTTTGGATGACTCTCTACTGACTTTGGTTTTGCTTCACCTAATCGTACTAACCAAAGATAGAGTACTGCGAAGGAAACAGATGAACGATGACGAGCAACCCACGTACCTAAAGCACTACCAAATAGTAAGAGACATACGACAATGATGACAACTGACATTGGAGGTTGAACACTATGAAAAACGGTTGTATGCAACCACTCATAGAAGAGGTTATGAATGATAAAATAAACGATGACAGCTCCTCCTAAAAATGATAAGCCAGCAATTCGACCAATTCTCCCCTCTCCAAAAGCTACGAGCTGTGTCCAAGAAACGGACAATGACCACCCTAAGATTAGCGCACTAATCAATTGATACCCCTCTCCAGGATCCATGAGCCAAAAAGCAACTCCTACAACTAAGCTTAATGTCCGACCAGCCACGATCCATAAATAGGATGACCTTTCATTAACGCGAGCTGATACTTCGAAACGACGTACTGCCGAACCAGCCTGTAAAAATAGCGTAGCTTTGAACAAACCATGTAAGATAAGATGAATAATGGCTGCAATATGCGCACCTAATGCACATTGAATGAGCATAAACCCCATTTGTCCAATCGTGGAGCCTACTAACTGACGCTTATAGTCAACCTGGACTAAACTAATTCCAGATCCAATCAATACAGAAATGCTTGCTAGCATAAGTAAAATAATCGAAGCTATATCACCATTAAAAAGAGGCGAAAATCGAGCTAGCATAATCCCACCTGCATTTACTAAACCTGCATGCATAATCGCAGAAACAGGAGTCGGAGCAACAACAGACTCAATTAACCATCTTTGGAAAGGCCACTGGGCTGCAGGAATTATCACTACTAATACAATCAATAAATTAATCCCTGTTCTCTCCCATGATCCAAGTTGAGCTAAACTTTCATTTGTTAGAGCTAATGATAACTGCCATTGACCTGTGACTTGAAAAAGCCAAATCATCGCGAATAACAAAGAAAACCAACTTAACATAAATAATCGACCAGAAACCTTGGCTGCTTCACTAGTTACTTTCCAAGCACTGTTTAACCTTATAAGTAAGGTTAAACCTACGAGAGTTGCTCCCCAAAATATAATCATCAAGCGGAGATCACCACTTAACCATGCAATTGAAGCAACACCTGTAGTGAATGTGAAAAGGGTAAAATACTTACGATAATGGCGGTCTCCCATTAAGTAACGTACAGAAAAACGCTGAATGATTAAACCAATTGCAAGAACAAAGAAAGCCATTAACCAAGCTAAGGAATCCAAGTACCAAGGACCAACATTTCCATTCACACTACTATTAGCAAGAGCCACTAAGGAAACCAAAGGCAGTAATGCCACGATACCAATATGAATGCGAACAAAACTCAAGGGTACTCGTGGATGTAAAAACAATAGTCCACTTAGCCCAGAAGCAATAAGCATAATAAAAAATAATGATAACAATGATGATGAACTCAAAGAACCTAACATAAAACATTCTCCCTTTTAAACGGCGTTAACACATAAAAAATTACTTTTTAAAAAGGCCATATATCTTTCAAAAAAGCATACATTTTATTTGCTCCATTACGATTTTGTGAATAAATTTGTATTTACTCAATAAAAAAACCGACAACTTCAAACTTCAATGATGATTTAAAATCATTGAATCTTGAAAATTGTCGGCTTCACTTCAACTAACCTCAGCGAAGTTTTTTGAAGAGCTACCTTTTTATAGGTTATATTACTTTATGTTTTAACTTCTTTCTAAAGAAAACATTGGTATAATTTTAATTTAGTTGCTTGATTATGAAATAAATCGATTTACATTACTCTTCCTTTTTGTATTAGGATACTTTTTCATCCAGTCAATATTAATTATTAAAAGAATGCTAAAGGCCTATTTATTTAAAAAGGCAAAAATAAATATCTACCGATTATTAAATTAAGTATAAGATATGCCAAATTTTAAAAATTGTCAACAAGAAAGCTCCCATTTACTATTCCGATGGACTGGTCCTTAATAGAATAAAGAGTGATTATTAGTTCCCTTCCGATAGCTTTCTATATAAATGAAGCTCTAGACACATTTGTAATTTCACATATTTGATTTACAGTCATACCTTATACGATGTCAAAAATGTAAATGTCACAGAAGAAGCATTAAATCAGCGGTTTAATTAACAAGCCGTAAAATTCCTTAAAACCATTTTCAATTGTATTTTTCAGAAACAGCTTTCAGATTCCCCGTTAAAAATAGAAAATTTGCCGTTTCATCGTATTCGAATGTTAGATTCCACCGGCTTTAAAACCCCAACCGATGATCCAGATACAGGATATCAAGGTTGTGCGCAGCCCTCATTGAAAATTCAAGTCGAGTATGAAATGAAACAAGGACAATTTCTTCATCTTGATATTCGAAATAGAAAAGAACATGATACCACATATGCGGCTACCTTACTACACACTGTACAACCAGGAGATTTACTGCTTTGTGATTTAGGATATTTCTCATTAGATGAGCTAAAATCCATTCATGAACAAGGGGGTTATTATATTTCCAGAGTCAAGCATAATGTCAAAATATACCTTACTAAAGAGCGATCAGAAAAGCCGAAATGTGCAGAGGATTTCATGAAAGACTTGGCACCTGGAGAAACCATGGAAGTACACCATGTATATATCAGTCAAAAGAGGACTCCACAACCACGCCTCATTCTTTATCGTTTAACGGAAAAACAAGAAAGAGACAGAGAAGAAAAGTGGAATCAACGACGAAAAAAGATGAAACACACCTCCAAACATCGCCAAACGCATCCCATTTACGCTTATATCACAAACACATCCGTTAAAGAGATAGCAAAAGAAGCTGTATATCCATTGTATTCGTTACGATGGCAAATTGAAATTCTATTTAAAGTATGGAAATCGATTTTTCGTATTCATCGAATTAAAAAAGTGAAAAAAGAGCGATTAGATTGCCATTTATACGGTACATTGATTTCGATTCTGATTTCATCGAGTGTTACGTTTAAAATACGAAGTCTCCTTTATCAAAAAGAAAAAAGGGAGATCAGTGAATAT
Protein-coding sequences here:
- a CDS encoding YcdB/YcdC domain-containing protein is translated as MDSFGHITNYSYTPVDLDTVKIPKPDTALPIEEVKKNITTADNIILNYVEEQPKKDGRDSENIKTKPVLRYDLNDFGYNAQTGKKVNEKKRASLQSKPTKTTLHPKGQKLIVRSEEEVKQLLTKLFDINSAAGTLHVERPFNFPWQKERPYLNYRFNTEDGQVTAYITTDRKTGQVYSASLYTNEEQKKQAAKITEEQAFTVARDFLETYADSGTTELELQQNILEESEIPSWVDKSKLPEKTDDQNGTYQFYFTKLHQGIPVQDHSYQVGIDKQTGKVVSFYLFTPLEKVELPDSQTIVTKEQALLIFIKHRPLKLKYIWPWYMDQQAPAPLLVYTWDNSDGFGYVDALTGDYIKEPIDQEDE
- a CDS encoding cupin domain-containing protein; translation: MYCKSCYNYQWHNPMHNNWSYNRNPYYYNWNNYNWNNNWNLYYGYIGMKDYGAKPFVVNIDQATKQNNTYRTSLWTGENLQVTLMSINVGEDIGLEVHPTTDQFIRIEEGQGLVQIGDSKYKLDFQEMAYDDFAIMIPAGKWHNVTNTGNKPLKIYVIYAPPEHPYGTVHETKAIAMSTDENYHY
- a CDS encoding DUF2294 domain-containing protein; the protein is MKISKGSYESEISKAVTQWEKDFLGRGSISVKTDILRDMIIVNLQGILTPAEYTVCETKEGLLTIKKTRSELVESGIEDLKNIILTITGEKVKSFHTDISSRTGERVMVFKLFNDLEKNLSM
- a CDS encoding DUF2309 domain-containing protein, whose product is MGVTSELTKENVKKKDTDIDFQESDINVLIESASRVIAPLWPISTFAARNPWMGLEKQSFDQVADWLKNTRDVDIYPSASMILSAKSKGEIDEAFVKMGLQRWLDSHSFNIPRDVAERFCHTALKLDPLPSNLLSLHKLEKLGEEFSGLNTDNIENFPMQPISSHIENKDGKRLVNILDHHVIKWCKLYLDDSQAGWTMPNREEGFYRAWQRLIQYDPALSKKQRESLKGWPQEVHMALKEALFVLEIPESEIQAYLEGHLLSLPGWAGMMLWRSRQSSHEHALLTEYLAVRISMELALIKPYLPLTNQRSEKRVSITPLIASWIHWGDLTIEEWSQMSVAEQNEYLSFAYSFDEKLRRKLWLEAWEQTYTDRLSQKIFSKQRKTNDKKSTLAQLAFCIDVRSEPFRRQLEKEGPFETIGIAGFFGLPIATSELGSNHSHSSLPVILKPRHKIKESANENELKSYQQRKQAVNSLSYTFKMMKQNVLSSLLLPELSGPWLSLQMVARSFVPRGADRFIRNLRETWLRKPNITLSLNHVHNTEAEIPVGFSEEERVNYARQALKMMGLTKNFAPLVVICGHGSQSTNNPYAAALDCGACGGAAGGFNARVLAALCNLPEVRGKLSSEGFKIPEDTVFVAAEHKTTVDELRWIYVPELSEAAQEAFDRIEAIMPKVSHNANAERLAQLPNFQKELKKPKAEAHRFAEDWSEIRPEWGLARNAAFIIGQRELTQDCDLEGRAFLHNYDWNQDESGDLLANIIAGPGTVAQWINLQYYASTVAPHYYGSGNKATQTVTAGLGVMQGNASDLLAGLPWQSVMQSDYETYHSPLRLLIVIQAPSEYVERLLNNDSAFRKKVQNGWVRLASVDPEGRWENWELQK
- a CDS encoding NADH dehydrogenase subunit 5, encoding MLGSLSSSSLLSLFFIMLIASGLSGLLFLHPRVPLSFVRIHIGIVALLPLVSLVALANSSVNGNVGPWYLDSLAWLMAFFVLAIGLIIQRFSVRYLMGDRHYRKYFTLFTFTTGVASIAWLSGDLRLMIIFWGATLVGLTLLIRLNSAWKVTSEAAKVSGRLFMLSWFSLLFAMIWLFQVTGQWQLSLALTNESLAQLGSWERTGINLLIVLVVIIPAAQWPFQRWLIESVVAPTPVSAIMHAGLVNAGGIMLARFSPLFNGDIASIILLMLASISVLIGSGISLVQVDYKRQLVGSTIGQMGFMLIQCALGAHIAAIIHLILHGLFKATLFLQAGSAVRRFEVSARVNERSSYLWIVAGRTLSLVVGVAFWLMDPGEGYQLISALILGWSLSVSWTQLVAFGEGRIGRIAGLSFLGGAVIVYFIIHNLFYEWLHTTVFHSVQPPMSVVIIVVCLLLFGSALGTWVARHRSSVSFAVLYLWLVRLGEAKPKSVESHPNYLKQYLS